One Ricinus communis isolate WT05 ecotype wild-type chromosome 1, ASM1957865v1, whole genome shotgun sequence DNA window includes the following coding sequences:
- the LOC8263520 gene encoding phosphatidylinositol 4-kinase gamma 4: MSSAGVALSPIQNGVVLPVDYFSAQPSSDEYILIYLSVGRSVIPMRVLGSDSIESVKLRIQSCKGFVVKNQKLVCGGRELSRSNSLIRDYGVTDGNVLHLVLRLSDLQVIKVKTTSGKEYTFCVERGRDVGYVKQQVAKKEREFDSDHEVVCDGEELDDQRLIDDICKYNNDAVIHFLVRKSVKVRTKPVDKNFELSIVAPRLNEENGTRNCDIVGEENNGTKYDVDKQILFRKPPDRDFLIEPIIVNPKIELPYVIKDMVNATFDGLECRNNPIRSMEGTGGAYFMQDYSGQKFVSVFKPVDEEPMAVNNPRGLPLSTDGEGLKRGTRVGEGAFREVAAYILDHPESGRWSLFGDEKGFAGVPPTVMVKCFHKGFNHVDDIKVKVGSLQMFMENNGSCEDMGPGAFPVKEVHKIAVLDIRMANADRHAGNILLSRDAENGQTLLIPIDHGYCLPDSFEDCTFDWLYWPQAHQPFDSSTVDYIKSLDAEEDIALLKFHGWDMPVECARTLRISTMLLKKGVERRLTPFAIGSIMCRETLKKASLIEEIVQEAQDCVLPGTSEVAFLETVSHIMDRRLDEIAGSLP; this comes from the exons atgtcGTCAGCTGGAGTTGCTCTCAGTCCAATTCAAAACGGTGTTGTACTTCCTGTTGATTATTTCAGTGCACAACCTTCCTCCGATgagtatattttaatatatctcTCTGTCGGTCGGTCTGTGATTCCTATGCGTGTCTTAGGGTCCGATTCTATAGAATCTGTCAAGTTACGCATTCAGTCTTGTAAAGGGTTTGTTGTCAAGAACCAGAAATTGGTGTGTGGGGGCAGGGAGTTGTCGCGGAGTAATTCGCTTATAAGGGATTATGGTGTTACCGATGGGAATGTTTTGCATTTAGTTCTTAGACTTTCTGATCTTCAGGTTATAAAGGTTAAGACTACTAGCGGTAAAGAATATACATTTTGTGTTGAGCGAGGGAGAGATGTTGGATATGTTAAACAACAGGTTGCTAAGAAGGAGAGGGAGTTTGACAGCGATCATGAGGTTGTTTGTGATGGTGAGGAGCTTGATGATCAGAGACTTATTGAtgatatatgtaaatataataatgatgcTGTGATTCATTTTTTGGTGAGGAAGTCTGTTAAAGTTAGGACAAAACCTGTCGATAAGAATTTTGAATTGTCTATTGTGGCTCCACGGTTGAATGAAGAGAATGGTACAAGAAATTGTGATATTGTTGGTGAAGAGAATAATGGGACAAAGTATGATGTTGATAAACAGATTCTTTTCAGAAAGCCTCCAGATAGAGACTTTCTAATAGAGCCAATTATTGTTAATCCCAAAATTGAGTTGCCTTATGTGATTAAGGACATGGTAAATGCTACCTTTGATGGATTAGAGTGCAGGaataatccaataagatcaaTGGAGGGTACAGGTGGAGCTTATTTCATGCAGGATTATTCTGGTCAGAAGTTCGTTTCAGTTTTTAAGCCAGTTGATGAGGAACCTATGGCTGTGAATAACCCTCGAGGACTACCATTGTCTACCGATGGTGAAGGGTTGAAGAGGGGTACCAGAGTTGGAGAAGGAGCTTTCAGGGAAGTTGCAGCTTACATTTTGGATCATCCAGAGAGCGGACGCTGGTCTTTGTTTGGGGATGAGAAGGGCTTTGCTGGAGTACCACCGACGGTTATGGTCAAGTGCTTCCATAAAGGGTTTAACCATGTAGATGACATAAAAGTCAAGGTTGGGTCCTTGCAGATGTTCATGGAGAACAATGGAAGTTGTGAAGATATGGGTCCTGGGGCTTTCCCAGTGAAGGAAGTACATAAAATTGCTGTCTTAGATATAAGAATGGCAAATGCAGATAGGCATGCTGGGAATATCTTGTTGAGCAGAGATGCAGAAAATGGGCAGACTCTGCTGATTCCAATTGATCATGGATACTGCTTGCCTGATAGT TTTGAGGATTGCACATTTGATTGGCTCTATTGGCCTCAAGCACACCAGCCATTTGACTCTAGCACTGttgattatataaaatctttGGATGCTGAGGAGGATATTGCTCTTCTAAAGTTTCATGGATGGGACATGCCAGTTGAATGTGCTCGTACACTACGCATCTCCACTATGCTTTTGAAGAAGGGGGTGGAGAGGAGGCTCACTCCCTTTGCTATTGGAAGCATAATGTGCAGAGAGACCTTGAAGAAGGCATCTCTTATTGAGGAGATTGTCCAAGAAGCCCAGGATTGTGTACTTCCTGGCACAAGTGAAGTTGCATTCCTTGAAACTGTATCACACATCATGGATCGTCGCCTTGATGAGATTGCTGGATCTCTACCTTGA